A single genomic interval of Methanococcoides sp. LMO-2 harbors:
- a CDS encoding permease: MSTDYFIFLMNAGLQSVQEYLALHVLLCLVPAFFLAGAIASLFSKESVLKFFGADAPKYVSYSVAAASGCLLAVCSCTVLPLFAGIYKRGAGIGPATTFLFSAPAINILAIVYTAKILGYDLGVARAVVAVSLSIVVGLTMAAIFERGKVERKKIATFGEDKHRNSAYLFILLLGILVVPEIFGSWLLMLSILIPLIAITVYFSFKWFTREELSDWMGETWFLVKQITPLLLIGVFFAGIIVEVLPSEYVARFVGGDSVSSYLIAATSAALMYFSTLTEVPIISALTVLGMGRGPALSMLLAGPALSLPNMIVISRIMGAKRGASYIMLVVVIATLAGLGFGYLIG, translated from the coding sequence ATGTCAACTGATTACTTCATATTTCTTATGAATGCTGGACTGCAATCGGTCCAGGAATATCTTGCACTTCATGTATTGCTGTGTTTGGTACCTGCATTCTTCCTTGCAGGTGCAATAGCTTCATTGTTCTCAAAGGAATCTGTGTTGAAGTTCTTTGGAGCAGATGCACCAAAGTATGTCTCATACTCGGTAGCTGCAGCATCCGGATGTCTTCTTGCGGTTTGCAGCTGTACCGTTCTACCGCTGTTTGCAGGTATCTATAAAAGAGGTGCAGGGATCGGACCTGCAACAACATTCCTCTTCTCCGCACCTGCCATAAACATACTTGCGATCGTCTACACTGCTAAGATCCTTGGATATGACCTTGGTGTGGCAAGAGCTGTCGTTGCAGTTTCACTATCTATTGTAGTCGGTCTGACCATGGCTGCAATATTTGAAAGAGGCAAGGTCGAGAGAAAGAAGATCGCTACTTTCGGTGAAGATAAGCACAGGAACAGCGCTTACCTGTTCATCCTGTTACTGGGAATCCTTGTTGTCCCGGAAATATTTGGTTCATGGTTGTTGATGCTGTCCATACTCATTCCATTGATAGCCATCACTGTGTACTTCTCGTTCAAATGGTTCACACGTGAGGAACTTTCTGACTGGATGGGTGAGACATGGTTCCTTGTAAAACAGATCACACCTTTGCTCCTGATCGGTGTGTTCTTTGCAGGTATCATTGTGGAGGTACTTCCTTCAGAATATGTTGCCAGGTTCGTAGGTGGTGACTCGGTCTCATCTTACCTGATAGCAGCGACCTCAGCAGCCTTAATGTACTTTTCAACACTTACCGAGGTTCCTATTATCAGTGCTCTCACAGTTCTTGGTATGGGAAGAGGTCCTGCTCTCTCAATGTTACTGGCAGGTCCTGCACTGAGTCTACCGAACATGATCGTAATCAGCAGGATCATGGGCGCTAAAAGAGGTGCTTCCTACATAATGCTGGTAGTTGTAATTGCTACACTGGCAGGACTTGGATTTGGTTATCTTATTGGCTGA